The proteins below come from a single Deltaproteobacteria bacterium genomic window:
- the ychF gene encoding redox-regulated ATPase YchF: protein MGFNCGIVGLPNVGKSTIFNALTAAGAASANYPFCTIDPNVGRVDVPDPRLDQIASVIKTLKTIPASMEFVDIAGLVRGASQGEGLGNQFLGHIRATDAIVNVVRCFEDTDITHVEGSVNPVRDIETIQAELIYADTGTVAKALERYRKFLKAGKKEHIAIVAMLEALDTHLQALKPGRTFDAMPFVGDVHEVLEAWRDLHLLTTKPAIYVCNVDEALAAGTGDNEYTKQVRDYAAKEGAQVILLCGKLEEEISTMAPEDRREMIAALGMKEPGLNALIRAGYATLGLATYFTAGEKEVRAWTIHHGDKAPAAAGKIHSDFERGFIRAEVYSIADLLKAGSKVKLKELGQIRSEGKEYVVHDGDVMEFKFNV, encoded by the coding sequence ATGGGATTTAATTGCGGCATCGTCGGTCTGCCTAACGTCGGTAAATCAACCATTTTCAACGCTCTGACTGCGGCAGGTGCGGCGTCAGCGAACTACCCTTTCTGCACGATCGACCCCAACGTCGGGCGCGTCGATGTACCGGATCCACGACTTGATCAAATTGCCTCGGTCATCAAGACCTTGAAGACGATACCGGCCAGTATGGAGTTTGTTGATATCGCCGGACTGGTCCGCGGTGCCTCGCAGGGCGAGGGTCTTGGCAACCAGTTTCTCGGTCATATCCGCGCGACCGATGCTATTGTCAACGTCGTGCGCTGCTTTGAGGATACCGATATCACGCATGTTGAGGGATCGGTAAATCCGGTTCGTGACATCGAAACGATCCAAGCCGAACTCATCTATGCCGATACCGGCACGGTGGCGAAAGCTCTGGAGCGTTACCGGAAATTCCTCAAGGCGGGTAAAAAAGAGCACATCGCCATCGTAGCCATGCTCGAAGCCCTGGATACCCATCTGCAAGCGTTGAAGCCGGGACGGACTTTTGACGCGATGCCCTTCGTTGGGGATGTGCACGAAGTGCTCGAAGCATGGCGCGATCTGCATCTCTTGACGACTAAACCAGCGATTTATGTGTGCAACGTTGACGAAGCCCTAGCTGCTGGTACAGGTGACAACGAATACACGAAGCAGGTGCGTGATTACGCCGCCAAAGAGGGCGCTCAAGTCATTCTCTTGTGCGGTAAACTCGAGGAGGAAATCAGCACCATGGCTCCCGAGGACCGCCGTGAGATGATTGCGGCCCTCGGCATGAAAGAGCCCGGACTCAACGCGCTCATCCGCGCCGGTTATGCCACGCTGGGACTAGCCACCTATTTTACTGCCGGTGAAAAAGAGGTGCGCGCCTGGACGATCCACCACGGCGATAAGGCGCCGGCAGCCGCAGGTAAAATTCACTCGGACTTTGAACGCGGGTTTATCCGGGCCGAGGTCTACTCCATCGCCGATCTATTGAAAGCTGGCTCGAAAGTTAAACTCAAAGAACTTGGCCAGATCCGTTCTGAGGGCAAAGAATACGTCGTCCACGATGGCGACGTCATGGAGTTTAAGTTTAATGTTTAG
- a CDS encoding YajQ family cyclic di-GMP-binding protein codes for MPSFDIVSELDLQEVDNAVNTAQKEISQRFDFRGGKSSITLERDAKKIKIVADDDMKLRSIHQVLEGKLAKRGVDLRGLKYGKEESGSGGIIRQEILLKAGLDKEEAKEISKVIKDGKLKVQAQIQDEQVRVTSKSIDELQAAIAALKSAQLKFPLQFTNMRS; via the coding sequence GTGCCATCGTTTGATATCGTCAGTGAACTCGACTTGCAAGAAGTCGACAACGCTGTAAATACGGCGCAAAAAGAGATTAGCCAAAGGTTCGACTTTCGCGGCGGTAAGTCGTCGATCACTCTGGAGCGGGATGCCAAGAAGATCAAAATCGTGGCCGATGATGACATGAAGCTGCGCTCGATCCACCAGGTGCTTGAGGGCAAACTAGCAAAACGCGGGGTCGATCTCCGTGGCCTAAAATACGGCAAAGAAGAGAGTGGCAGCGGTGGCATCATCCGCCAAGAAATTCTGCTCAAAGCCGGACTGGACAAAGAAGAAGCCAAAGAAATCAGCAAAGTGATCAAAGACGGCAAACTCAAAGTCCAAGCCCAGATCCAAGACGAGCAGGTGCGCGTCACCAGTAAAAGTATCGACGAGCTGCAGGCCGCCATTGCTGCTCTCAAAAGTGCTCAGCTCAAGTTTCCTCTGCAGTTCACCAATATGCGTAGCTAA